One genomic window of Maribacter aquivivus includes the following:
- the polA gene encoding DNA polymerase I has protein sequence MADQKRLFLLDAYALIFRGYYALIKNPRINSQGMDTSAIMGFMNSLFDVIRREKPDHLAVCFDKGGSAERTELFPEYKANRSETPDAIRIAVPYIQDILKAMHIPVVVKEGWEADDIIGTLAKQAEKEEYKVFMVTPDKDFGQLVSENIFMYRPARMGNGIEIWGIPEIQKRFGVERPEQVIDYLGMMGDASDNIPGLPGVGDKTAKKFIEQFDSMEGLLANTDKLKGKMKEKVEANGELGLLSKKLATICLDVDVLFNASDYEMSEPNAEEVQKIFEELEFRRLKDQFIKLFSAEVEEASTESTNKPVTKKEIQDAGSGQFSLFGSPADSGATVKDFSSRKTIADVAHSYQSVAPGMAMKLFLKSLMQQTSVCFDTETTGLDPLTAELVGIAFSWEATKGYYIPFTDNKEEVQALLEELRPFFESEEIEKIGQNLKYDIKVLDKYNIDVKGPLFDTMLAHYLINPDMRHNMDVLAETYLNYTPVSITELIGKKGKNQLSMRDVPLEKQTEYAVEDADITYQLAQHFRPELKEANTEKLFQDIEIPLLRVLADMELEGINLDKEFLNSLSEDLNNDIANLEKKIYEVAGEEFNIGSPKQLGEILFDKLKLVAKPKKTKTGQYSTAEDVLSYLAKDHEIIQNVLDYRGLAKLKSTYVDALPEQVEPSTGRVHTDYMQTVAATGRLSSNNPNLQNIPIRTERGRQVRKAFIPRDENYTLLAADYSQIELRIIAALSEETTMIEAFKNGEDIHASTASKVFNVPLEEVTREQRSNAKTVNFGIIYGVSAFGLSNQTDLSRKEAKELIDTYYKTYPKLRNYMSEQVDFARENGYVSTVLGRRRYLKDINGSNAIVRGAAERNAVNAPIQGSAADIIKIAMINIHNKLEEGNYKSKMLLQVHDELVFDIYKPELEELQSLIKSEMENAYKIAVPLDVEVGLGENWLVAH, from the coding sequence ATGGCAGATCAAAAAAGACTCTTTTTGCTAGATGCATACGCACTAATTTTTCGTGGTTACTACGCACTTATAAAAAACCCAAGAATAAATTCTCAAGGCATGGATACCTCAGCGATTATGGGATTCATGAATTCTTTATTCGATGTTATTCGTCGTGAAAAACCTGATCATTTAGCCGTTTGTTTTGATAAAGGAGGAAGTGCTGAACGCACAGAATTATTCCCCGAGTATAAAGCAAACAGATCAGAAACACCTGATGCCATACGTATAGCGGTACCATATATTCAAGATATATTAAAGGCAATGCATATACCTGTAGTCGTTAAAGAAGGATGGGAAGCAGATGACATTATAGGTACTTTGGCTAAACAAGCCGAGAAAGAAGAATACAAAGTTTTTATGGTTACGCCAGATAAGGATTTTGGACAATTGGTTTCTGAAAACATATTTATGTATCGCCCAGCGAGAATGGGCAACGGCATTGAAATTTGGGGTATTCCTGAAATTCAAAAACGTTTTGGAGTAGAAAGACCAGAACAGGTTATTGATTACCTAGGTATGATGGGTGATGCCAGTGACAACATACCCGGCTTACCAGGTGTAGGTGATAAAACTGCCAAGAAATTTATAGAGCAGTTTGATTCTATGGAAGGGCTTTTGGCTAATACAGACAAGCTTAAAGGTAAAATGAAAGAAAAAGTAGAAGCTAATGGAGAACTTGGTTTACTTTCTAAAAAATTAGCCACTATTTGTTTAGATGTTGATGTTCTCTTTAATGCTAGTGATTATGAAATGTCTGAACCAAATGCAGAAGAGGTTCAGAAAATATTTGAGGAACTTGAATTTAGAAGATTAAAAGATCAGTTTATAAAATTATTTTCTGCTGAAGTTGAAGAAGCCTCCACAGAGTCAACAAATAAACCAGTAACCAAAAAAGAAATTCAAGATGCTGGATCCGGGCAGTTTTCATTATTTGGAAGTCCTGCTGATTCTGGAGCAACCGTAAAAGATTTTTCAAGCAGAAAGACCATTGCAGATGTAGCACACTCATACCAAAGTGTTGCCCCAGGTATGGCTATGAAATTATTCTTAAAAAGTTTAATGCAGCAAACTTCGGTTTGCTTTGATACCGAAACAACAGGTCTAGATCCTTTGACAGCAGAATTAGTTGGTATTGCTTTTTCTTGGGAAGCTACAAAAGGGTACTACATTCCCTTCACGGATAATAAAGAAGAAGTACAGGCGCTTTTAGAAGAATTACGCCCATTCTTTGAATCTGAAGAAATTGAAAAAATAGGTCAAAATTTAAAGTATGATATCAAAGTATTGGACAAATACAATATTGATGTCAAAGGACCTTTGTTCGATACCATGTTGGCACACTATCTAATTAATCCAGATATGCGTCATAATATGGATGTGCTGGCTGAGACGTATTTGAACTACACTCCCGTTTCCATTACAGAACTTATCGGTAAAAAAGGCAAGAATCAATTGAGCATGCGCGATGTTCCGTTAGAAAAACAAACGGAATATGCAGTTGAAGATGCCGATATCACCTACCAACTTGCGCAACATTTTAGACCAGAATTAAAAGAAGCGAATACAGAAAAGTTATTTCAAGATATTGAAATTCCGTTATTACGTGTATTGGCAGATATGGAATTGGAAGGCATTAATTTAGACAAAGAATTCTTGAATTCACTTTCAGAAGATTTAAACAATGACATTGCCAATCTAGAAAAGAAAATATATGAAGTTGCCGGTGAGGAATTTAACATTGGTTCACCAAAGCAATTAGGAGAAATACTTTTTGATAAATTAAAATTAGTAGCCAAGCCTAAAAAGACAAAAACAGGACAATATTCCACTGCAGAAGATGTGCTCTCTTACTTAGCTAAAGATCACGAAATTATTCAGAATGTTTTAGATTATAGAGGTCTTGCCAAATTAAAGAGCACTTACGTAGATGCATTGCCTGAACAGGTAGAACCATCTACAGGCAGAGTACATACAGATTATATGCAAACCGTTGCTGCAACAGGTCGTTTGAGTAGTAATAACCCGAACTTACAGAACATACCAATTAGAACTGAGCGTGGTAGACAAGTTAGAAAGGCGTTTATTCCACGTGATGAGAATTACACCTTATTAGCAGCGGATTATTCTCAAATAGAGCTACGTATTATTGCAGCACTAAGTGAAGAAACCACCATGATAGAAGCTTTCAAAAATGGTGAAGATATTCACGCTTCTACGGCATCAAAAGTATTTAATGTTCCATTAGAAGAAGTAACTAGAGAACAACGTAGTAATGCCAAAACTGTAAACTTCGGTATTATATACGGTGTTTCTGCATTTGGCTTAAGTAACCAAACGGACCTTTCTAGAAAAGAGGCAAAAGAATTAATAGATACCTACTACAAGACCTACCCAAAGCTAAGAAATTACATGAGCGAGCAAGTAGATTTTGCTCGTGAAAATGGTTATGTTTCAACCGTTTTAGGAAGAAGACGTTACTTAAAAGATATCAATGGTAGCAATGCTATAGTTCGTGGAGCTGCAGAGCGAAATGCCGTAAACGCACCTATTCAAGGTAGTGCGGCAGATATCATAAAAATCGCCATGATTAACATTCATAATAAACTAGAAGAAGGTAATTACAAATCTAAAATGTTATTGCAAGTACATGATGAATTGGTGTTCGATATCTACAAGCCAGAATTAGAAGAATTGCAATCACTCATTAAATCTGAAATGGAAAATGCATATAAAATTGCAGTTCCTTTAGATGTTGAGGTTGGCTTGGGTGAGAATTGGTTGGTTGCGCATTAA
- a CDS encoding isoaspartyl peptidase/L-asparaginase family protein: MKRRKFLRNSTTAAAGIVSAPLLASFKDETAKKVSSKAGIIPIAICTWDFGNATAKAWEVLEKGGNALDAVHQGVMVEENDLNNSTVGNGGRPDRDGNVTLDACIMDKDGNCGAVLAMQNIANPISVARKVMEETPHVMLAGKGAEQFAYEQGFEKTDLLTEESKQAWEEWKKTSQYKPIINIENHDTIGMLAIDADGDIAGACTTSGMAYKMAGRVGDSPIIGAGLFVDNEVGGATATGVGEEVVRTVGSFLIVELMRQGKSPQEACEEGVKRIIAKNKDKQDFQIGFIAINKKGETGGYCIHPGFTYRTYTKEGHVNNPSNSYLKS; encoded by the coding sequence ATGAAAAGAAGAAAGTTTCTAAGAAATTCTACTACTGCGGCTGCAGGAATAGTTTCGGCACCATTATTAGCTTCATTCAAAGATGAAACTGCAAAAAAAGTAAGCAGCAAAGCTGGTATTATACCGATAGCAATTTGCACATGGGATTTTGGAAATGCAACCGCCAAAGCATGGGAAGTTTTAGAAAAAGGTGGCAATGCTCTTGATGCCGTTCACCAAGGCGTTATGGTCGAAGAAAATGATTTAAACAATAGTACAGTTGGTAATGGCGGCAGACCGGATAGAGATGGCAATGTTACTTTAGACGCATGTATTATGGATAAAGATGGTAATTGTGGTGCTGTACTTGCCATGCAAAATATAGCCAACCCAATTTCGGTTGCTAGAAAAGTGATGGAAGAGACTCCCCATGTAATGCTTGCCGGTAAAGGAGCAGAACAATTTGCATATGAGCAGGGTTTTGAGAAGACAGATCTTTTAACTGAAGAATCTAAACAAGCTTGGGAAGAGTGGAAAAAAACATCGCAGTATAAGCCTATCATAAACATTGAAAATCACGATACTATTGGTATGCTAGCAATTGATGCCGATGGCGACATTGCTGGCGCTTGTACCACTAGCGGTATGGCATATAAAATGGCTGGTAGAGTTGGTGACTCCCCTATTATTGGTGCCGGACTTTTCGTTGATAATGAAGTTGGTGGCGCTACAGCAACAGGTGTTGGCGAAGAAGTGGTTAGAACCGTTGGTAGTTTCTTAATCGTAGAATTAATGCGACAAGGTAAATCGCCACAAGAAGCATGTGAAGAAGGTGTAAAACGCATCATCGCTAAAAATAAGGACAAACAAGATTTTCAAATTGGGTTTATCGCCATTAATAAAAAAGGAGAAACAGGTGGCTATTGTATTCACCCAGGGTTTACATATAGAACTTACACAAAAGAAGGTCATGTAAACAATCCTTCAAATAGTTATTTAAAAAGTTAA
- a CDS encoding copper homeostasis protein CutC — MIVEVCANSLESAMVAERAGADRVELCSELAVGGLTPSYGLLKAVKEQVTIPVHVLIRPRSGDFTYTTDELDIMLSDIELCVELGFDGVVSGALLNDFSLDVVQTQKLKVAAGNLKFTFHRAFDWIKNPSEALDQLEAMQVDYILSSGQQKSAPLGIDFLSELKSKTKSIQIMPGSGVNAGNVASFKGKGFSAVHLSGTAMIQTLAKKPVISMNSESFLSNDHIAVTQLENIKAVVAKVK, encoded by the coding sequence ATGATAGTAGAAGTTTGTGCTAATTCTTTAGAATCTGCCATGGTTGCCGAACGTGCTGGCGCAGACCGTGTTGAGTTATGCTCAGAATTAGCAGTTGGGGGATTAACACCTTCTTACGGATTGTTGAAGGCAGTGAAAGAACAGGTAACTATTCCAGTTCATGTGTTGATTAGACCGCGTAGTGGGGATTTTACCTATACAACTGATGAATTAGATATTATGCTTTCTGATATTGAATTATGTGTCGAATTAGGTTTTGACGGAGTTGTATCGGGAGCTCTTTTGAATGATTTTTCTTTGGATGTTGTACAGACCCAAAAGTTGAAGGTAGCGGCAGGTAATTTGAAGTTTACATTTCATAGGGCATTCGATTGGATCAAGAATCCGTCGGAAGCACTAGATCAACTTGAAGCAATGCAGGTAGATTATATACTATCATCTGGTCAACAAAAGTCTGCTCCTCTAGGTATTGATTTCTTATCTGAATTAAAAAGTAAAACCAAGTCTATTCAAATTATGCCGGGTTCAGGTGTTAATGCTGGTAATGTTGCCAGTTTTAAGGGAAAGGGTTTTAGTGCTGTTCATCTTTCTGGTACAGCTATGATTCAAACATTGGCTAAAAAACCTGTTATATCTATGAATTCAGAGAGCTTTTTAAGTAATGATCATATTGCTGTTACGCAATTAGAAAATATTAAAGCGGTAGTTGCCAAGGTTAAATAA
- a CDS encoding metallophosphoesterase, which translates to MIRWVLFVIGYVALSFYVLQALKTITKQPWWSWIYIAISMVVMINFIYQFSIGEETGRVLSIPKSYAFGFLLTMLTFNIITILFLFSEDMYRLISGLYQKLFGEEKQFGLPARRRFLSLIALGIAAVPFGALLYGMYKGKYNFKVLKYDLEFDDLPDSFDGYQITQISDIHSGSFDDRKMIEYGVNLINKQKSDVLLFTGDMVNNMTSEMLPWADLFSTLEAKDGKFSVLGNHDYGDYIPWDTEELKHQNLEDLKTLQKEMGFDLLLNEHRYLQKGDDKIALVGVENWGKGGFKKAGDLKKAASKINADDFKILMSHDPSHWEMEVIQDAYHYHLTLSGHTHGMQFGIEIPGWIKWSPVKWRYPYWAGIYKEMGQFINVNRGFGFLGYPGRVGIWPEITVITLKKKALT; encoded by the coding sequence ATGATACGTTGGGTCCTTTTTGTTATAGGTTATGTTGCTTTAAGTTTTTATGTGCTTCAGGCATTGAAAACTATTACTAAACAACCGTGGTGGTCTTGGATCTATATAGCAATCTCTATGGTTGTCATGATCAATTTTATATATCAATTCTCTATTGGTGAAGAAACTGGTCGTGTTTTAAGTATACCTAAGAGTTATGCTTTCGGGTTTTTGTTGACCATGTTAACTTTTAATATCATTACTATTCTGTTTTTGTTCTCTGAAGATATGTATCGCCTTATTTCTGGTTTGTATCAAAAGTTATTTGGTGAAGAAAAACAATTTGGATTACCAGCTAGAAGACGATTTTTAAGTTTAATAGCTTTAGGTATAGCTGCCGTTCCTTTTGGGGCACTATTATACGGTATGTACAAAGGGAAATATAACTTCAAGGTCTTGAAATATGATTTAGAGTTCGATGATTTGCCAGACAGTTTTGATGGCTATCAGATTACTCAGATTTCAGATATTCATAGTGGTAGTTTTGATGATAGAAAGATGATTGAATACGGTGTAAATTTAATTAATAAGCAAAAAAGTGATGTCTTATTGTTTACTGGTGATATGGTCAATAATATGACCTCTGAAATGTTGCCTTGGGCAGATTTGTTTAGTACCCTAGAGGCTAAAGACGGTAAGTTTTCGGTGTTAGGAAATCATGATTACGGAGATTACATCCCTTGGGATACAGAAGAATTAAAACATCAGAATTTAGAAGACTTAAAGACACTACAAAAAGAAATGGGTTTTGATCTTCTGCTTAATGAGCATAGGTACTTACAAAAAGGAGATGATAAAATTGCTTTGGTAGGAGTAGAGAATTGGGGTAAAGGCGGATTTAAAAAAGCGGGTGATCTTAAAAAAGCTGCTTCAAAGATTAATGCAGATGATTTTAAAATATTGATGAGTCATGATCCATCGCATTGGGAAATGGAAGTGATACAAGATGCTTATCATTATCATTTAACATTAAGTGGACATACCCACGGAATGCAGTTTGGTATCGAAATACCAGGTTGGATTAAGTGGAGCCCTGTTAAATGGAGGTATCCTTATTGGGCAGGTATCTATAAAGAAATGGGTCAATTTATTAATGTAAACAGAGGTTTTGGCTTTTTAGGATACCCAGGTAGGGTAGGAATTTGGCCAGAAATCACTGTAATAACCTTAAAGAAAAAGGCGTTAACATGA
- a CDS encoding thioredoxin family protein yields MSKFGELIDLKVPVLLDFYAEWNEQSTAMHSVLRDVAAALGNRGKVIKIDVDKNKELSQALRVKGLPTLMIYKKGEMVWRQSGEQDATTLMGILKEYV; encoded by the coding sequence ATGTCCAAATTTGGTGAGCTAATAGATTTAAAGGTACCCGTTCTACTTGATTTTTATGCAGAGTGGAATGAACAGTCGACTGCAATGCATTCTGTATTAAGAGATGTGGCTGCTGCATTAGGTAATAGAGGTAAGGTAATAAAGATAGACGTAGATAAGAATAAAGAGCTTTCTCAAGCGCTACGTGTTAAAGGTTTACCTACACTAATGATTTATAAAAAAGGTGAAATGGTATGGCGACAAAGTGGTGAGCAAGATGCTACCACGCTAATGGGTATTCTTAAGGAGTACGTTTAA
- a CDS encoding glycosyltransferase family 117 protein, with amino-acid sequence MFSKNYHKWDTILGWSVFFIALITYYITVEPTNSFWDAGEYIATAAKLQVGHPPGAPLLQMIGAFFAMFALEPSQVAMMVNLVSGVSSAFTILFMFWTITNITRKLIDKDGPFTNSKAIAVFGSALVGSLAFTYSDSFWFNAVETEVYAMASFIMALLLWMGLKWVDNLDDPRGNKWIVLISFVVGLTFGIQFMGFLAIPSIGLLYYFKTYKETTVKNFLLANIIVIAILMLVYKFSLTYILQLFGWGEVFFINSIGLPFNSGSIIIGLLFIAAFYFALSYTRKNNYRTGNTIVLCMMFLFLGFSSWLMLPIRANAKVVINENNPEDARALLAYYNREQYPGVDSPVYGTYYSDMFAPAGEDQDGKPKYEKDYALGKYIIVNKYVDAVQGPNPKHQGLLPRMWSSQNAENYMRYFGALDFRITKPNQELRQAAEQVKIGFANGEIGADQYISFLKRFDEYIEVQPPTVWDNVKYMFEFQFNYMYLRYFMWNFVGKQNDVQGRYNENGNWLSGINAIDSMRLGSQDNLPSDIQNNPGRNTYFFLPLILGIIGIVFQVSKDKKQFWVLLIFFLFTGLAIQFYTNPGIFQPRERDYSLVGSFYVFALWIGLGVYGLYDSFKDWITPKILAPVVVVVTLLAVPTVMAVQNWDDHDRSGRFTANSSAKAYLDSCQEDVGAILFTIGDNDTFPIWYAQEIENYRTDVRIVCTSLFETDWYVDQMKVAAYESAPIPSQITHEKYRWGSRDVLYHQGITENRWPIKDFINWIDSDKPRTKLKYLFEQNGTDLSQYPEDTQNMVYYPTNKIRVPVNKQNVLSSGLVKEKDADLIVDYIDIDLPGAITKKSMMMLDILANNDWKRPLYFSGGSFDDAEYLWMKDYLQLDGLAYKLVPIRTERPNAFELGRIDTDLMYDIVTGWDWGNAGGDIYHDTQTRIQSVSFRGNLARLTEALIKENKMDKAKDIIEISLTNMPVDKFGYYTLIEPFIDGYYKVGEGDKARALFEKLKKKYQERLEYYASTSLDEQYSNIDDIIADMEAYRRNIDIIITNDSEDIAEKETLIFNEYIDKFQHFYKDEDDMDMREEMQQANPDMMDTVPVSDTILPDNTKTEIIE; translated from the coding sequence ATGTTTTCAAAGAACTACCACAAGTGGGACACTATATTAGGATGGTCCGTATTTTTCATAGCACTTATTACATACTACATTACCGTAGAACCCACCAATAGTTTTTGGGATGCGGGAGAGTATATTGCAACAGCCGCCAAGCTTCAAGTGGGTCACCCACCAGGCGCACCATTACTACAAATGATAGGCGCATTCTTTGCTATGTTCGCTTTAGAACCTAGCCAAGTTGCTATGATGGTCAACCTCGTATCTGGTGTTTCAAGTGCTTTCACCATTTTATTCATGTTCTGGACAATTACGAATATCACCAGAAAACTGATTGATAAAGATGGTCCGTTTACCAATAGTAAAGCAATTGCAGTATTTGGCAGCGCTTTAGTTGGATCCCTAGCATTTACTTACTCTGATAGTTTTTGGTTTAATGCCGTAGAAACTGAAGTATACGCCATGGCAAGTTTTATAATGGCTTTATTACTGTGGATGGGCTTAAAATGGGTTGATAATTTAGATGATCCGCGAGGTAACAAATGGATCGTATTAATCTCTTTCGTTGTAGGTCTTACTTTCGGTATACAATTTATGGGCTTTTTGGCAATACCATCAATTGGGCTACTTTATTATTTTAAAACTTACAAAGAGACTACTGTAAAAAACTTTTTACTGGCAAACATTATTGTTATTGCCATTTTAATGTTGGTATATAAATTTTCACTTACCTATATTCTTCAACTTTTTGGTTGGGGAGAAGTGTTCTTTATTAATAGCATAGGGTTACCATTTAACTCTGGATCTATTATTATAGGGCTACTATTCATAGCCGCTTTTTACTTCGCATTAAGCTATACAAGAAAAAACAATTACAGAACAGGAAACACCATTGTTCTTTGTATGATGTTTTTATTCTTAGGCTTTTCATCTTGGTTAATGTTACCAATTAGAGCAAATGCCAAGGTTGTTATCAACGAGAACAATCCAGAAGATGCGCGAGCACTTTTAGCGTATTACAATAGAGAGCAATACCCAGGTGTTGATAGTCCAGTTTACGGTACCTATTATTCCGACATGTTTGCGCCTGCAGGTGAAGACCAAGACGGCAAACCTAAATATGAAAAAGATTATGCGCTTGGCAAATATATTATTGTAAACAAATATGTAGATGCAGTTCAAGGTCCTAATCCAAAACATCAAGGTTTACTACCTAGAATGTGGAGCTCACAAAATGCAGAAAACTACATGCGTTATTTTGGAGCATTAGATTTCAGAATTACGAAACCAAATCAAGAATTAAGACAAGCCGCAGAACAAGTTAAAATAGGTTTTGCAAATGGCGAGATTGGTGCTGACCAATATATTAGCTTTTTAAAGCGTTTTGATGAGTACATAGAAGTACAACCACCAACCGTGTGGGACAATGTAAAATACATGTTTGAGTTTCAGTTCAACTATATGTACTTACGTTACTTCATGTGGAATTTTGTTGGAAAGCAGAATGATGTTCAAGGTAGATACAATGAAAATGGGAACTGGCTAAGTGGTATAAATGCAATTGACAGCATGAGATTAGGCAGTCAAGACAACTTACCAAGCGATATACAAAACAACCCAGGCAGAAATACATATTTCTTTTTGCCCTTAATTTTAGGGATTATTGGTATTGTTTTTCAGGTCTCAAAAGACAAAAAGCAATTTTGGGTATTGCTGATATTCTTCCTGTTTACAGGTTTGGCTATTCAATTTTACACCAACCCAGGTATTTTTCAACCTCGTGAACGTGATTATTCATTAGTTGGATCATTCTATGTTTTTGCCCTTTGGATAGGTTTAGGAGTATACGGGCTTTATGACAGCTTTAAAGATTGGATTACACCTAAAATATTAGCACCAGTAGTAGTTGTCGTCACCTTACTTGCCGTACCAACAGTAATGGCTGTACAGAATTGGGATGACCATGATAGATCTGGTAGATTCACTGCAAATTCATCTGCAAAAGCATATTTAGACTCATGTCAAGAAGATGTTGGCGCTATATTATTTACAATAGGAGATAACGACACCTTCCCAATTTGGTATGCACAAGAAATTGAAAACTACAGAACAGACGTACGTATTGTCTGTACCAGTCTTTTTGAAACAGATTGGTATGTAGACCAAATGAAGGTTGCAGCATACGAAAGTGCACCAATTCCTTCTCAAATTACACATGAGAAATATAGATGGGGCTCACGAGATGTGTTATACCACCAAGGTATCACAGAAAACAGATGGCCAATTAAAGATTTCATCAATTGGATCGACAGCGATAAACCTAGAACTAAGCTTAAGTATTTATTTGAACAAAACGGAACAGACCTAAGTCAGTATCCTGAAGATACTCAAAACATGGTCTACTACCCTACTAATAAAATTAGGGTTCCCGTAAACAAACAAAATGTATTAAGCAGTGGCTTGGTTAAAGAAAAAGATGCCGACCTTATTGTAGACTATATTGATATTGACCTACCGGGTGCAATAACGAAGAAGAGCATGATGATGCTTGATATCTTAGCGAACAATGACTGGAAACGTCCTTTATACTTCTCTGGAGGTAGTTTTGACGATGCTGAATACCTTTGGATGAAAGATTACCTTCAACTAGATGGCTTAGCATATAAACTAGTACCTATTCGCACAGAAAGACCTAACGCATTTGAACTTGGTCGTATCGATACTGATTTAATGTATGATATTGTTACCGGATGGGATTGGGGTAATGCAGGTGGTGATATTTACCATGACACTCAAACACGTATTCAAAGCGTTTCTTTTAGAGGAAACTTGGCTCGTTTGACAGAGGCGTTAATCAAAGAAAACAAAATGGACAAGGCTAAAGATATTATCGAAATATCTTTGACCAATATGCCAGTTGATAAATTTGGGTATTACACTTTAATAGAACCTTTTATAGATGGATACTATAAAGTTGGTGAAGGCGACAAAGCACGTGCGCTATTCGAAAAACTAAAAAAGAAGTACCAAGAAAGATTGGAGTATTATGCTTCTACAAGTTTAGACGAACAATACAGCAATATTGATGATATCATTGCAGATATGGAAGCATACAGACGTAATATAGATATCATTATAACTAATGATAGTGAAGATATTGCTGAGAAAGAAACCTTGATCTTTAATGAGTACATTGATAAATTCCAACATTTCTATAAAGATGAGGATGATATGGACATGCGTGAAGAAATGCAACAGGCCAATCCAGATATGATGGATACCGTACCGGTTTCTGACACCATTTTACCTGACAATACTAAGACCGAAATTATAGAATAG
- a CDS encoding cation:proton antiporter domain-containing protein — protein sequence MEILSSYNLIIGASLIVVLSFFFNGISKKTNIPAVLMLIVLGILIKIGLEFFIPEIPDFKGSLEILGTVGLIMIVLEAALELELKKEKLWPILKSMAIALIGLVGSAYVAALILNQFIPNMTMQSAWLYATPLSILSSAIIIPSVGGLSEEKKEFHIYESTFSDIMGIMMFYFLTGKLNPAEDTGAVGFGINLVVTIVIALVASYAIILVFQRIKSQAKLFLLISVLLLLYAIGKKMHLSSLIIILVFGLIVKNVNLFFPGKTKIFLENERMQQIYHELHIVTLETAFVVRTFFFVIFGITIVLSSLLSVNVAIVSLLIIASIYIIRFLVLIVFVGKDMLPQLFIAPRGLITVLLFYAIPMEAQIEGFESGILLFVIIATSLVMTWAMIRDKRKMGTMLDEIDEEIAERNLAEDAIRQSENKELIEPKNDTPEQISPEDTI from the coding sequence ATGGAAATTCTTTCATCTTACAATCTAATTATAGGTGCGTCCTTAATTGTAGTATTATCATTCTTTTTTAACGGCATCTCTAAAAAAACCAATATACCGGCTGTGCTCATGCTTATTGTCTTGGGTATTCTCATCAAAATAGGACTTGAATTTTTTATACCAGAAATACCAGACTTTAAAGGTTCGTTAGAAATTCTTGGAACAGTAGGACTAATAATGATTGTCTTAGAGGCAGCTTTAGAATTAGAATTAAAGAAAGAAAAGTTATGGCCAATTTTAAAATCTATGGCAATTGCGCTAATTGGTTTAGTAGGATCTGCTTATGTCGCCGCTTTAATTCTAAATCAATTTATACCTAATATGACCATGCAATCTGCATGGCTATACGCTACACCATTATCCATATTATCTAGTGCTATAATTATACCTAGCGTAGGCGGATTGAGCGAAGAGAAAAAAGAATTCCATATTTATGAAAGTACCTTTTCTGATATCATGGGTATCATGATGTTTTACTTTTTAACAGGAAAACTAAACCCTGCAGAAGATACAGGGGCTGTGGGTTTTGGAATAAATCTGGTTGTTACTATAGTTATTGCTTTGGTCGCTAGCTACGCCATAATATTAGTCTTTCAACGTATTAAAAGCCAAGCCAAACTATTCTTACTTATTTCCGTTCTACTACTTCTTTATGCAATTGGAAAAAAAATGCATCTATCTTCTTTGATCATTATACTTGTTTTTGGTCTAATTGTTAAGAATGTAAATTTGTTCTTTCCAGGGAAAACAAAGATTTTTCTAGAAAATGAACGAATGCAACAAATTTACCATGAACTTCATATTGTTACTCTAGAAACAGCATTCGTAGTCCGTACTTTTTTCTTTGTAATATTTGGTATCACCATTGTATTATCATCACTGCTAAGCGTTAACGTAGCCATTGTCAGTTTACTGATTATAGCATCGATTTATATCATACGCTTTTTAGTACTTATTGTTTTTGTTGGCAAGGATATGCTTCCACAATTATTTATCGCCCCAAGAGGATTGATCACGGTATTACTATTCTACGCAATACCAATGGAAGCACAAATTGAAGGTTTCGAATCTGGCATTCTACTGTTCGTAATAATTGCTACCAGTTTAGTAATGACATGGGCCATGATTCGCGATAAACGAAAAATGGGCACTATGCTAGATGAAATTGACGAAGAGATTGCAGAAAGGAATTTAGCTGAAGATGCAATTAGACAGTCGGAAAACAAAGAACTGATCGAACCTAAAAATGACACCCCAGAACAAATAAGCCCTGAGGATACTATCTAA